Sequence from the Janthinobacterium lividum genome:
GCATCACCACCGACACGACCCTGATCCAGGCCGTGGTCGGCACCAGCATTTCCATGGCGCTGCGCAATGTGCTGCTGTTCCTGGGCGGCCTGGTAATGCTGTTCGTCACCAGCGCCAAGCTGGCGGGCATCATCATCGGCCTCTTGATCCTTGTCGTCGTGCCCATCATCGTGTTTGGCCGCCGCGTGCGCAAGCTGTCGCGCGATTCGCAGGACCGCATCGCCGACGCGTCGGCCATGGCCGGCGAAATCCTCAACGCCATGCCCACCGTGCAGGCGTTTACGCACGAGAAGATCGAATCGAAACGCTTCGGCGACTCCGTCGAAGGCGCCTTCATGACGGCCATGCGCCGCATCCGCGCCCGCGCTCTGCTCACCATGATCGCCATCCTGCTGGTCTTCGGCACCATCGTATTTGTCTTGTGGCTGGGCGCGCGCGCCGTGCTGGAAGGCTCGATGACGGGCGGCGACCTGGGCCAGTTCATCCTGTACGCGTCCATCGTGGCCGGCGCCATCGGCGCCCTGTCCGAAGTGATGGGCGAAGCGCAGCGCGCCGCCGGCGCCACCGAGCGCCTGCTGGAACTGATGGCCGTGAAATCGGAAATCTTATCGCCGGCCACGCCGCTGCCACTGCCCGCGCGCGCCGCGACTGGCGCCGCCCTGTCGCTGGACGATGTCATGTTCTCGTACCCGTCGCGTCCGGACACCCACGCGCTGGACCACGTCAGCCTCGACATCCGCGCCGGCGAAACCGTGGCCGTCGTGGGTCCGTCGGGCGCCGGCAAGACCACCCTGTTCCAGCTGTTCCTGCGTTTTTATGATCCGCAAAGCGGCAGCATCCGCCTCGATGGCGTGGACATCAAGCAGCTGGACCTGCACACCTTGCGCGACGCCATCGGCATCGTGCCGCAAGATACGGTGATCTTCTCGGCCGACGCCATGGAAAATATCCGCTATGGCCGCGCCGGCGCCAGCGATCAGGAGGTCATCGCCGCCGCGAAGATGGCGGCCGCCCACGAATTCATCGAACGCCTGCCGAACGGCTACAAATCCTTCCTCGGCGAACGGGGCGTGCGCCTGTCCGGCGGCCAGCGCCAGCGCATCGCCATCGCCCGCGCCCTGCTGAAAAACCCGCCGCTGCTGCTGCTCGACGAAGCGACCAGCGCGCTGGACGCGGAATCGGAACGCCTGGTGCAAAAGGCGCTGGAAGCGGCCATGGTGGGCCGCACCACGGTCATCATCGCCCACCGCCTGGCCACCGTGCAGCGGGCCGACCGCATCATCGTCATGGAAGACGGCAAGATCGTCGAGACGGGCACGCACGCGTCGCTGGTGGCAATGAAAGGCATCTATGCCAACCTCGCGGCACTGCAATTTCATCACGCACAAATCAATTAAACAGAACCATCATGAACGCACTTTTCCACGCCAACCTCGGCATCACCGATTTCTGGACCTTTTTATTGGGAACGATCTTCATCGTCATTCTGCCCGGTCCCAATTCCATGTATGTGCTGTCGGTCGCCGCCCAGCGCGGCGTGCGGCCTGCCTATCAGGGCGCCTTCGGCATCTTCGCCGGCGATCTGATATTGATGGTGCTGTCGGCCTGCGGCGTGGCCTCGCTGCTGAAAGCCAGCCCGGCCCTGTTCTACGTGGTGAAATACATCGGCGCGGCCTACCTGGGCTGGATCGGCCTGCAGATGCTGATCGGATGCTGGCGCAAGCTGCGCGCGCCAAGCTCCGTCGACGGCGAAGCGGCAGCGGCGCCAAGCCCCGTCAAGGAAAGCGATCCATTCCGCAAGGCGCTGATCATCAGCCTGATGAACCCGAAGGCGATCCTGTTCTTCATCTCGTTTTTCATCCAGTTCGTCGACCCGGCCTTCCCGAACCCCGTGCTGTCCTTCATCGGCCTGGGCCTGATCTGCCAGGTGATCAGCTTTACCTACTTGACAGCCATCATCTTTGTCGGCGCGCGCCTCGCCGAGACCTTCCGCCGCCGTCGCCGCCTCTCGGCCGGCATGGGCGGCGGCGTGGGCGCCATGTTCATCGGCTTCGGCGCGAAGCTCGCCACGGCCACACTGTAAGGAATGACTGTGAACGAACTTGAGCTGCGCCAGCGCTGCCATACCGTCCTGCCTGGCCATCGCCAGCCCGCCCCAAGCGCCACCTTCGCCGCCATGGCCGCCTGGTGCGACGCCAACCATGTTGCGCACGACACCTATGGCGAAGGCGCGCTGATCGAACAGTTCGAGAACAAGATCGCCAGCCTGCTAGGCTTCGAGGCGGCCGTGTTCTGCATCACGGGCACCATGACGCAAGTGACGGCCCTGCGCCTGGCCTGCCAGGACCGGGGTTCGCCCCTGGTGGCGCTGCATCCCACTTCGCACATCCTGCGCCACGAACGGGGCAACCATGAACTGCTCGAGCACTTCAAGGGCTTGATGCTCGGCGACCCGCACCGCCCGTGGACGGTGGACGACTTGCGCGCCGTGCCCGATGCGCTGGGCGCCGCGCAGGTCGAGCTGCCGATGCGGGAAATCGGCGGCCAGTGTCCATCGTGGGATGAATTGAATGACATCAAGCGGCACTGCCGCGAGCACAACATCCATTTGCACATGGATGGCGCGCGCCTGTGGGAAGCACAAGCCGGTTTCGGCCAATCCCTGCCCGCCATCTGCGATGGCTTTGATTCCGTGTACGTGTCGCTGTACAAGGGCATCGGCGGCCTCGGTGGCGCCATGCTGGCCGGCAGCCGCCCGTTCGTCGAGCGGGCGCGCGAGTGGTTCCGCCGCCAGGGCGGCAATATCGTGCACCGCACGCCGTACGTGGTGGCCGCCGCCATGCAGTTCGACGCGCGCCTGGCCGCCATGCCGCAGTATTTTGCACGCACACAGTGGCTGTACGCGCTGCTGCGCGACTTCCCGTCGATTGCCGTCAATCCCGCCCAGCCGCAAGCCAATATGCTGCACCTGCACCTGCCCGTCTCGCGCGAGCGGGCCATCGCCATCCGCAATCAGCTGGCCGAAGACCACGGCATCTGGCTGTTCGGCCGCGCCAGCCACGCAGCGCTTCCCGGGCACAGCGTGGTGGAATGGTATGTGGGAGATCAGTTGCTGGAACTGCCGGACGACACCGTGCGGCTGGCCCTGACCTTGCTGGATCAGGCCATGCGCAAGGCGCCCGACGCCCGCTGAACGGGCCGCAGACGCGCTAGCTGCACAGCAGCGCCTGCAACTGGCTGGCCTGGCCGGGGTAGCGGCTCATGTCGACGGGCCCGCTGATGCCGCGCACGGCCCCCGTACTCGCGTACTGCCAGAAGGTATAGCTGCTGCTGCCGGCAGGAACGGTGGGGCTGGGCCCGGACGTGTAATGGGCGATCCACAGTGGATGGGCGAGAAACGGCGCAAACGAACCCACGCAGCTGTTCCAGAAACCGGCGACCGTGTAGATGCCGGGCGTGCAGCCCAGCCTGTCGCCGACCTGCTGCAGCCACTGTGCGACGGCGGCCGCATAAGCGGGCTGGTCCAGCCCCGGCTGTTCCACGTCCAGCATGGGCGGCAATTCGCCCTTGACGCTGCCCACCGCATTGCAAAAGTTGGCAACCTGGACCGCTACCGGTTCGGTGGGCGAGAAAAAGTGATACGCGCCGCATAACAGGCCCGCCGCCGTGGCGCCCGCCCGGTTGCGGAGGTAGTCGCTATCGACCACCGTGCCCCCTTCCGTGGCTTTCAGATAGATGAAAGCTGGCGCAGCGCCGCCGTAAGCCACTGTGGGCCAGTCGATGGCGCCGTTGTAGTGCGATACATCGATGCCTTGCAAAAAGTCTGCCATGCCGTGCTCCTGCCAGTGAAAATGAATGACCTTGCCGTGGCTACGCCGGAAATGGGAGCCGCGCGCCCATACCGTAGGTGAACTTGATCAGATAGCTGACGTCGGCGCTTTTCGGCTGCGCATCGGACGGCAAGGGTCCCGCGCCCTGGCCCGGCTCCGCGCGCGCACCGACGCCGCCATCGTGGCCACGCAGGAAACAGCCCCGGTAGTCGGGCAGCTGAAATTGCCCTCCAGAACCGCCATACAGATACCCGAGCGCCGCATACAGCTCTGGATACGACGCGCTGTCGAGCATGCGTCCGTCGCACAGCATCCAGCCCCAGGCTTCGATGGTAGCGCCGGCGGTAGCGCCCGCAAAGGCGATCACCGTGCCGACGGGCGTATCACCAAAGCCAGGCCGCAGGGGAAATTGCGGCGGCGCATGAAATGGAGCGCTCATGACGCCAGCATCCCGCCGCGTGGGGCGCGGGGCCACGGCAATGGATTGGCAGACTCTGCGGGAACGGCCAAGTGTTCCGCTTCTTTACTGTCACTTTGATCGGTATCAAATCGCATGGCTTGCCCTTGTGGTTTTCGTGTCAATAATGGCGTACATCACGCTTTATTATAATGATGAATTAACATTTTCGAAAAGCAAGTTTAATTCTGCATGGCACAAAAAAAAGCGCCCGAAGGCGCTTTTTTCATTTCATGGCGGCCGGGTTGGCCGCCACTACCTGCTTAGAACTTGTAGTTGTAAGCGAGACCGATCAACTGCATGCGGGTCTTGAACAGGCCCTTGGTGGTTTCACCGTTGCCGGTGCAGCCAGGGGTCACCGGCGAGCAGTCATTCTTGTAGTTGACAGTGGCATCCTTGAAGTCGATGAAGCTGTAAGCCAGGTCGAGCGAGGAATTGGCGTTCAGCTTCCAGTTCGCGCCGATCGAGTACTGCATGCGGTCGCTGTCCGGCAGCGCTGGATGACGCAGCTCGGCGCTGCGCACTGGCGCCTGGTCATGCGCGATACCGGCGCGCAGCAGCAGGTTTTCGCTGTACTTGTAGTTGGTGCCCAGCGACACGCGGTAGGTGTTCTTCCACTGCTGGCGGATGCGCTCCGGGCCTTCGGCCGTCGGCGGGAACTGGATGTCCAGGTTCTGCAGGCGCGAAGTGCGCGTCCAGGTAACGTCGCCCATCAGGGCCCAACGATCATCCATCTGATGGAAGGCGTTGACCGACAGGGTTTCCGGCGTGCGCACTTCGACCAGCGCCTTGGAATTGACCTTGTTCGATGCCTTGGCGATGAAGGCATTCACGGCGGCGTTGTCCGACACTTGCGAGAAGTCCCAGATCGTGTCGCCTTTCAGCTTGTGCGAAATCGACGAACGGTAGGAAATGCCGAAACGCGTGCCTTCATTCATCTGGTACAGATAGCCCAGGTTGAAGCCGAAGCCCCAGTCATCGCCATCCATCGAGGCATGGCCATCCTTGGCGCCCTTCAGTGCGGCGCCGGCTGCCTGCGCGGCGGCCAGGCCCTGCGTCTTGGCGATATTGGCCAGGAAGGCTTGCGACGCGGCTGGCGCGTGCTGGGCCAGGAAGGCCACGGAACCCGGTACGTCGACTGCCTGGCCCAGTTCCGCCTTCATGTGTTCAGCGGTGACGCCGAAGCCGAAGGAGTGGTGTTCATTGACCTTGAAGGAAACGGAAGGATTCAGGGCGATGGCTTCGAGCTTGATGTTGGTGATCGCATAGCGGCCGCTCCAGTCATTGCCGTAATCGAGCTTGGCGCCGTATGGCACGAACAGGCCCATGCCGACCGTCCATTGATCATTGACCTTCTTGCTGGCATACAGGGCTGGCGCAAAGACGGCGTCCGGCGCATAGTCCTTGGTCGTGCCGCCCGGCGTGCGGCCGGTGAACGTCCTCGAACCCGTGTCTTCATAGGTAGAATGCGGTACCACCAGGGTGCCGCCGCCCATGAACTGCGTGCCTTCCAGGCGCGACAGGCCGGCCGGGTTGTAGAAAATGGTCGATGCATCGGCCGCTTCGGCGCCGCTGGCATCGGCCGTGCCCTGGGCGGAAACGCTTTGCGAACCGAAACGGTAGCCCGATGCTTGTGCGGTGGAGGAAATGCCGGCAAATGCGGCAACGATCAGGAGGGGCAGATATTTATGTTTCAAGTTAGTCTCTCTTTATTATATGAAATTGTCTTCGGCACACTATCGCGGGCATATCCAGCTGCCCCGTCTTGCACTTTTCTTGCCGCCGTGAACTCCAATTCACTGACGGCATGAGCGAAGCATATAATATTTTTTAGAAAAAAGCGAACGTTCGCTCTTTTTATGAAACGGCGTTGTTTTTCCTGCGCATACGACCTTCTACAGTGCCAGCGCAGGGGCTGGAAGCGGGATCAGAAAGCGCTGGTGCATCAGCGACAGCATCTGTTCCGCGGGCACGGGGCGCGAGATGAAATAGCCCTGCACCTCGTTGCATTGCAGGGTGCGCAGGATGTCGAGCTGCTCGCGCGTCTCCACCCCTTCAGCCACCACGCTCATGCCCAGCGCATGCGCCATCGACAGGATGGCGCGCACGAACACTTCGCCCTGCTCCGAGCGGCCCAGCTCCATGGTGAAGGCGCGGTCGATCTTCAAGCCATCCATGGCGAACTTCTGCAGCTGCGACAGCGAGGAATATCCCGTGCCGAAATCGTCGACCAGCAGGCGCACGCCCAGCGCGCGGATGGCGGACAGCTGCTCCACGGCGCGGTTCTGTTCATCCATCATGGCCGATTCCGTGATTTCCACCTCGATCAGCCGCGCATCGATGCGGTGGCGCGTCAGGGCCGAGGCCAGCACCTGGTGCACGTCGCCGCGGCCGAACTGGCGCGCCGAGACGTTGATGGACACGGGCACCAGTTCCAGTCCGCTGGCTTGCCAGCGCGCCATCTGCAGGCACACCTTTTCGATGACGACTTCGCCCAGCTGCGAAATCAGGCCGCTGCTCTCGGCCACGGGAATGAATTCCAGCGGCGGCACCATGCCATGCTGCGGATGGTGCCAGCGCACCAGCGCCTCCATGCTGCACAGCTGCCCGCTCATGGCGTCGACTCGCGGCTGGTAGACGACGAGGAACTGGTCCTGCTCCAGCGCCGCCACCAGGCTTTGCTCCAGTTCGCGGCGGTTGCGGATGGTTTCAAACAGTTCCGGCTGGAAGAAACGGTGATGGCCCTTGCCCGCCACCTTGACGGCATACATGGCGATATCGGCGTTCTTCAGCAGCACTTCCGTCTCGGCGCCATCGCGCGGATACAGGCTGATGCCGATCGACGCACCCATCTTGTGGCGCTCGCTGCCCAGGTAAAACGGTTCATCGAAGGCGATGGCGATGCGCTGCGCCACCTGCTCGGCGCGGCTGTCGTCCTCCACCGGGTCGAGCACGACGACGAATTCGTCGCCGCCCAGGCGCACCACGTGATCGCCGGGCCGCAGCACGGCCTTCAGGCGCAGCGAGGCGGCGCGCAGCACCTTGTCGCCCTCGGCGTGGCCCTGCGTGTCGTTGATATCCTTGAAGCCGTCCAGGTCGATGAACAGCAGCGCCAGCATGTGCCGCGCGATGGCGGCGCGGCCCAGGGCCCCGGGCAGAAATTGCTGCAGCCAGTAGCGGTTGGGCAAGCCCGTCAAGCCATCTTCATTGGCCAGGCGGCGCAGGTCGCGCTCGTGCTCCTTGGCCGTGCTGATGTCTTGCAGCGTGACGGCCAGGCGGTCGCCACTGCGCACCAGGCGCCGGCGTATCCAGCGCAGCTTGAAGGGGTTGCCTTCCGGCAACTCGATCTCTTCCTCGGAAAAGCCGGACACCATGGCGGCCCGGTAATTATGGATCAGGTCGCGGAAATACGGCTCGTGGGCGCGCGATTGCAGGCGCATGCCCAGCAACTGTTCGCGGCGCACGCCAAAGTAGCCGGCGCCCGGCTCGTTGCAGTCGACGATCTCGAAATCGAGGATGCTGCCATCCGCGCCGCGCAGGGCGGCAATGATATAGAAGCCGTCGCTCGTGCCTTCGGTGGCCATGCGGTAGGCATTGCGCACGCCTTCGGACTGGTGGTGGCGCCACGCCAGGCGCAGCGACAGCACGGTGGCGACGGCGGCAAAGGCCAGCAGCAGCAAGGTGACGGCAAAGGCGATGCCGATATATATCGTGCGCGTTTCCTCGTAGGGATGCAGCATTTCACCGTCCGACAGTCCGACCACGGCCGTAAACGGATAGGCTTTCAGCGCCTGCCAGCCCACGTAGCGGCTTTGCTGGTCGGAAAAAGCGATCCTGCCGCCCGAATGCAGGGCGCCGCTCTCCGTTTCCAGGAAACTCGTGTCGAGAAACGGCGCGCCCTCGCCGCTCGGGGTCGGCAACACGCGCGAGCCAAGGCGCGTGCTGAACAGTTCACCCTCCTCGCCCACCATGGCCGACATGCCGAACTTGCCAAAACTGACGCTGTTGTAGAATTCGGAAAAATAGCTGGAATGGATGGAGATCAGCAGCACGCCGTCAAAATTGCCATCCTCGTCTTCCAGCCGGCGCGTGAAATGCACGAGGCTTTCATCGGCGCCCGGCACCGCCGCCTCGCTGGCCGCATTGGCCCTCCCCAGCGCGATGCGCAGCGCACTGGAATTGCTGCGCCAGTGGCGCAGCAGGAAATCGCTGCGCTCGTTGACCCGCAGGCGCTGCAGCGGCGCCGTGGCCGTCACGGCGTGGCCCTTGCGGTCGAGGATGGCGACGATGGCAAATTGCGGCAAGGCATACATGCCCTGCGTCTTCAATTGGTCGAGACGCAGCTGGCCGCGCGAATTTTCCCACTCGTATTTGAGCTGCAAGGTCAGCTGGTCCATCTGCTCCAGGGTGCGCAGCAGATACTGGCCATACGCTTTCGACAAGGAAGACACGCTGTCGAGCGCCTGCTGCTGCGCCACCTTCTTTTCCGCCTCCAGCTGCAGCAAGGTGGCCGTCCACAGCACGGCGCACAGGATCAGTCCCAGCAAGGGCCAGGCCAGGATCAGGCGCAGGTTGGCCTTGAGAAAATCGGCCCTGCTCATCTCCACCACGGCGGCGTTATTATTATTTACAAATTGTCGCAAGAACATGGTGCAGCATCTGCCGTTTCTGTGTATTTCTTCAAGGACACACAAATTACCACAGAGTCATGTTTGCAGGTAAGACAGCAGCGTAATTATGTGTGCGGGCCGCAGCCCGCCTGTCGCGCCTGCGTTACAATCACCATCCTTACCGTTGGAGAAATACATGCAGCAATATCAAGATTTGATCAAGACCGTGCTCGAAACGGGCAGCTGGCAAGACAACCGCACAGGCATCCGCACCC
This genomic interval carries:
- a CDS encoding OmpP1/FadL family transporter, producing MKHKYLPLLIVAAFAGISSTAQASGYRFGSQSVSAQGTADASGAEAADASTIFYNPAGLSRLEGTQFMGGGTLVVPHSTYEDTGSRTFTGRTPGGTTKDYAPDAVFAPALYASKKVNDQWTVGMGLFVPYGAKLDYGNDWSGRYAITNIKLEAIALNPSVSFKVNEHHSFGFGVTAEHMKAELGQAVDVPGSVAFLAQHAPAASQAFLANIAKTQGLAAAQAAGAALKGAKDGHASMDGDDWGFGFNLGYLYQMNEGTRFGISYRSSISHKLKGDTIWDFSQVSDNAAVNAFIAKASNKVNSKALVEVRTPETLSVNAFHQMDDRWALMGDVTWTRTSRLQNLDIQFPPTAEGPERIRQQWKNTYRVSLGTNYKYSENLLLRAGIAHDQAPVRSAELRHPALPDSDRMQYSIGANWKLNANSSLDLAYSFIDFKDATVNYKNDCSPVTPGCTGNGETTKGLFKTRMQLIGLAYNYKF
- the leuE gene encoding leucine efflux protein LeuE; translated protein: MNALFHANLGITDFWTFLLGTIFIVILPGPNSMYVLSVAAQRGVRPAYQGAFGIFAGDLILMVLSACGVASLLKASPALFYVVKYIGAAYLGWIGLQMLIGCWRKLRAPSSVDGEAAAAPSPVKESDPFRKALIISLMNPKAILFFISFFIQFVDPAFPNPVLSFIGLGLICQVISFTYLTAIIFVGARLAETFRRRRRLSAGMGGGVGAMFIGFGAKLATATL
- a CDS encoding ABC transporter transmembrane domain-containing protein translates to MTTSTETGSTSTATAASTAPTPDTGTSRELKKGSLAAFKGLMPFLTPYRKQFFLAGIALVVAAASTLAIPAAFKQMIDLGFGGAAGSKSIQHVDLVFLALFGVASILALATAARFYTVSWLGERVTADIRSAVYRHVVTQSPAFFETTQTGEVLSRITTDTTLIQAVVGTSISMALRNVLLFLGGLVMLFVTSAKLAGIIIGLLILVVVPIIVFGRRVRKLSRDSQDRIADASAMAGEILNAMPTVQAFTHEKIESKRFGDSVEGAFMTAMRRIRARALLTMIAILLVFGTIVFVLWLGARAVLEGSMTGGDLGQFILYASIVAGAIGALSEVMGEAQRAAGATERLLELMAVKSEILSPATPLPLPARAATGAALSLDDVMFSYPSRPDTHALDHVSLDIRAGETVAVVGPSGAGKTTLFQLFLRFYDPQSGSIRLDGVDIKQLDLHTLRDAIGIVPQDTVIFSADAMENIRYGRAGASDQEVIAAAKMAAAHEFIERLPNGYKSFLGERGVRLSGGQRQRIAIARALLKNPPLLLLDEATSALDAESERLVQKALEAAMVGRTTVIIAHRLATVQRADRIIVMEDGKIVETGTHASLVAMKGIYANLAALQFHHAQIN
- a CDS encoding glycoside hydrolase family 25 protein; this encodes MADFLQGIDVSHYNGAIDWPTVAYGGAAPAFIYLKATEGGTVVDSDYLRNRAGATAAGLLCGAYHFFSPTEPVAVQVANFCNAVGSVKGELPPMLDVEQPGLDQPAYAAAVAQWLQQVGDRLGCTPGIYTVAGFWNSCVGSFAPFLAHPLWIAHYTSGPSPTVPAGSSSYTFWQYASTGAVRGISGPVDMSRYPGQASQLQALLCS
- a CDS encoding threonine aldolase family protein, with amino-acid sequence MNELELRQRCHTVLPGHRQPAPSATFAAMAAWCDANHVAHDTYGEGALIEQFENKIASLLGFEAAVFCITGTMTQVTALRLACQDRGSPLVALHPTSHILRHERGNHELLEHFKGLMLGDPHRPWTVDDLRAVPDALGAAQVELPMREIGGQCPSWDELNDIKRHCREHNIHLHMDGARLWEAQAGFGQSLPAICDGFDSVYVSLYKGIGGLGGAMLAGSRPFVERAREWFRRQGGNIVHRTPYVVAAAMQFDARLAAMPQYFARTQWLYALLRDFPSIAVNPAQPQANMLHLHLPVSRERAIAIRNQLAEDHGIWLFGRASHAALPGHSVVEWYVGDQLLELPDDTVRLALTLLDQAMRKAPDAR
- a CDS encoding EAL domain-containing protein, translated to MFLRQFVNNNNAAVVEMSRADFLKANLRLILAWPLLGLILCAVLWTATLLQLEAEKKVAQQQALDSVSSLSKAYGQYLLRTLEQMDQLTLQLKYEWENSRGQLRLDQLKTQGMYALPQFAIVAILDRKGHAVTATAPLQRLRVNERSDFLLRHWRSNSSALRIALGRANAASEAAVPGADESLVHFTRRLEDEDGNFDGVLLISIHSSYFSEFYNSVSFGKFGMSAMVGEEGELFSTRLGSRVLPTPSGEGAPFLDTSFLETESGALHSGGRIAFSDQQSRYVGWQALKAYPFTAVVGLSDGEMLHPYEETRTIYIGIAFAVTLLLLAFAAVATVLSLRLAWRHHQSEGVRNAYRMATEGTSDGFYIIAALRGADGSILDFEIVDCNEPGAGYFGVRREQLLGMRLQSRAHEPYFRDLIHNYRAAMVSGFSEEEIELPEGNPFKLRWIRRRLVRSGDRLAVTLQDISTAKEHERDLRRLANEDGLTGLPNRYWLQQFLPGALGRAAIARHMLALLFIDLDGFKDINDTQGHAEGDKVLRAASLRLKAVLRPGDHVVRLGGDEFVVVLDPVEDDSRAEQVAQRIAIAFDEPFYLGSERHKMGASIGISLYPRDGAETEVLLKNADIAMYAVKVAGKGHHRFFQPELFETIRNRRELEQSLVAALEQDQFLVVYQPRVDAMSGQLCSMEALVRWHHPQHGMVPPLEFIPVAESSGLISQLGEVVIEKVCLQMARWQASGLELVPVSINVSARQFGRGDVHQVLASALTRHRIDARLIEVEITESAMMDEQNRAVEQLSAIRALGVRLLVDDFGTGYSSLSQLQKFAMDGLKIDRAFTMELGRSEQGEVFVRAILSMAHALGMSVVAEGVETREQLDILRTLQCNEVQGYFISRPVPAEQMLSLMHQRFLIPLPAPALAL
- a CDS encoding phage tail protein, with product MSAPFHAPPQFPLRPGFGDTPVGTVIAFAGATAGATIEAWGWMLCDGRMLDSASYPELYAALGYLYGGSGGQFQLPDYRGCFLRGHDGGVGARAEPGQGAGPLPSDAQPKSADVSYLIKFTYGMGARLPFPA